The following coding sequences lie in one Amycolatopsis cihanbeyliensis genomic window:
- a CDS encoding ferredoxin reductase yields MVLNSSFARVGWRRAHRLLTSRAVTALTVPHGVDRYLGLINPLWSVNEVRAAVVAVAHHTPATVTLTLRPNGNWNGARAGQYVRFAVEIDGVRRTRCFSLAGSEHRTDGLIEITAKVNPTGTVSAYLKRNARPGQIVALSQAEGEFVLPAALPEHILLISGGSGITPVMSILRTLTDRRYTGRITFLHYATGPEDVVYRDELAALAAANPLLTLAPAYPRLPGTGRLRGRFDREHLLEIAPDYAEALCYACGPASLLDAVGALWWAEEIGDRLRIERFATPAPPTGAGDATGEVRFGRSGVSTPGDGRTLLEQAEAAGLRPEYGCRMGICHTCTSVKSSGSVRNVLNGTITAEPGERIQLCINAPCGDVELDI; encoded by the coding sequence GTGGTGCTGAATTCGAGTTTCGCCCGAGTGGGCTGGCGCCGGGCGCACAGGTTGTTGACTTCCCGGGCGGTCACAGCCCTGACCGTGCCGCACGGCGTGGACCGCTACCTCGGCCTTATAAATCCACTGTGGTCTGTCAATGAGGTACGCGCGGCCGTCGTCGCGGTCGCGCACCACACCCCGGCCACGGTCACGCTGACGTTACGGCCCAACGGAAACTGGAACGGCGCGCGGGCCGGGCAGTACGTGCGCTTCGCCGTCGAGATCGACGGGGTACGCCGCACCCGGTGCTTCTCGCTGGCCGGCTCCGAACACCGCACGGACGGCCTGATCGAGATCACCGCGAAAGTGAACCCGACCGGCACGGTGTCGGCATACCTCAAGCGGAACGCGCGGCCCGGCCAGATCGTGGCGCTCTCCCAGGCCGAGGGCGAGTTCGTGTTGCCTGCCGCGCTGCCCGAGCACATTCTGCTGATCAGCGGTGGCAGCGGCATCACGCCGGTGATGTCCATCCTGCGCACCCTCACCGACAGGCGGTACACCGGCCGGATCACCTTCCTGCACTACGCCACAGGCCCCGAGGACGTGGTGTACCGCGACGAGCTCGCGGCCCTCGCCGCGGCCAACCCGCTGCTCACCCTGGCCCCGGCCTATCCCCGGCTGCCCGGCACCGGGCGGCTGCGCGGGCGGTTCGATCGGGAACACCTGCTGGAGATCGCGCCCGACTACGCCGAGGCGCTGTGCTACGCCTGCGGACCCGCTTCCCTGCTGGACGCGGTAGGCGCGCTGTGGTGGGCCGAGGAGATCGGCGACCGGCTGCGTATCGAGCGGTTCGCCACGCCCGCCCCGCCGACCGGCGCCGGGGACGCGACCGGCGAGGTGCGGTTCGGGCGCAGCGGCGTCAGCACGCCGGGCGACGGGCGCACGCTGCTGGAGCAGGCCGAGGCGGCCGGCTTACGCCCGGAGTACGGCTGCCGGATGGGCATCTGCCACACCTGTACCAGCGTCAAGTCCAGCGGCTCGGTCCGCAATGTACTCAACGGGACGATCACGGCGGAACCCGGCGAGCGGATCCAGTTGTGCATCAACGCACCCTGCGGTGACGTCGAGCTGGACATCTGA
- a CDS encoding fatty acid desaturase family protein — MATRARIPQLTSEQLDEFGRELDAIRRELVEDLGEKDAAYIRRIVVLQQRFELLGRALLCAGRFPPAWLAGTAALSISKILDNMEIGHNVMHGQYDWMGDPDLNSKMFEWDTVCPSEQWRHTHNYVHHTYTNILGKDRDIGYGLLRMIDAQRWRPYYLGNPVYAFVLMVAFEWGVMLHDLEIDRIMSGRRKWSDTRGLRRRMWEKSGKQAIKDYVLFPLLSGPGALATLAGNGAANLVRNLWAFSIIFCGHFPDGVADFTEEECANETRGQWYYRQMLGSANIEGGKLFHLLAGNLSFQIEHHLFPDIPARRYQEIAPRIREVCDRYGLTYNTGPLGRQVGKVWKKIFRLALPPSGDRASAGGNHRRQPRTGPRVLPGARRVAAA; from the coding sequence ATGGCTACCCGAGCCCGTATCCCGCAACTCACCTCCGAGCAACTCGACGAGTTCGGCCGGGAGCTCGACGCGATCCGAAGGGAACTGGTCGAGGACCTCGGCGAGAAGGACGCGGCCTATATCCGCCGTATCGTCGTGCTGCAGCAGCGGTTCGAGCTCCTCGGCCGCGCACTGCTCTGTGCTGGCCGGTTTCCACCCGCCTGGCTCGCCGGAACCGCGGCGCTGTCGATTTCCAAGATCCTGGACAACATGGAGATCGGCCACAACGTCATGCACGGCCAGTACGACTGGATGGGCGATCCCGACCTGAACTCGAAGATGTTCGAGTGGGATACCGTCTGCCCTTCCGAGCAGTGGCGGCACACGCACAACTATGTGCACCACACCTACACCAACATCCTGGGCAAGGACCGCGACATCGGGTACGGCCTGTTACGCATGATCGACGCGCAGCGGTGGCGGCCGTACTACCTCGGCAACCCGGTGTACGCGTTCGTGTTGATGGTCGCGTTCGAATGGGGTGTGATGCTGCACGACCTGGAAATCGATCGGATCATGTCCGGGCGGCGGAAATGGTCGGATACCAGGGGACTGCGGCGCCGGATGTGGGAGAAGAGCGGCAAGCAGGCCATCAAGGACTACGTGCTGTTCCCGCTCCTGAGCGGTCCCGGTGCGCTGGCCACCCTCGCCGGGAACGGCGCCGCGAACCTGGTCCGCAACCTGTGGGCGTTCAGCATCATCTTCTGCGGGCACTTCCCGGACGGGGTGGCGGATTTCACCGAGGAGGAATGTGCGAACGAGACGCGCGGCCAGTGGTACTACCGGCAGATGCTCGGCTCCGCCAACATCGAAGGCGGAAAGCTGTTCCACCTCCTGGCCGGGAATCTCAGCTTCCAGATCGAGCACCACCTGTTCCCGGACATCCCCGCGCGGCGATACCAGGAGATCGCGCCACGGATCCGGGAGGTCTGCGACCGTTACGGCCTCACCTACAACACCGGCCCGCTCGGCAGGCAGGTGGGCAAGGTGTGGAAGAAGATCTTCCGGCTCGCCCTGCCACCGTCCGGTGACCGGGCTTCGGCAGGCGGGAATCACCGGCGCCAGCCCCGGACCGGGCCACGGGTGCTACCCGGTGCCCGGCGCGTGGCGGCGGCATGA
- a CDS encoding MFS transporter gives MSTAPALAGPDAADAAGKGPRAPALMAVVALVGFVTTLDNTIVAAAAPSIGRELGLSLATLQWISIAYMLPYAGLLLAAGALIDRLGRQRVLLAGCAVFAAGALLGGFARSPELLLVARVTQGVAAAFIVPGTLSLIRTELPAPRRAAAIAVWTATLACALALGPWLGGALAEHLHWSWIFLSNLPFVGATWLLLARTSRAEPARSGAPVRLGATTLVTVSLVLLTASVVTSGGVAITGLLGGAGLLGLLAFVACERRAAVPLVPVRLRTNRVFLGANALILLWGLGISGIVFFTPLLYQDFLGMGPEAAGLPLVVVAGAVICTTPFVPAVTRALGPHRAVCLGLLALAAGLVQLAVVNDETTMAPRLAGLVLAGAGSAFTAPITGHALERIGEDDTGTASGLLTASRELSSAFGVALIGIVLTSVRAGEIAAGAAEGPALGTGYAAGLVVAAVLQLAGAALALVVLRPRPAAKSLPSKECEET, from the coding sequence ATGAGTACCGCACCGGCACTGGCCGGGCCGGACGCGGCGGATGCGGCAGGTAAGGGTCCCCGCGCGCCGGCGCTCATGGCGGTGGTCGCGCTCGTGGGATTCGTGACCACATTGGACAACACGATCGTCGCGGCCGCCGCACCTTCGATCGGCAGGGAGCTCGGGCTGAGCCTTGCCACGCTACAGTGGATCAGCATCGCCTACATGCTGCCCTACGCCGGGCTGCTGCTGGCCGCCGGCGCGCTGATCGACCGGCTCGGCCGCCAACGCGTCCTGCTCGCCGGGTGCGCGGTGTTCGCGGCCGGGGCGCTGCTCGGGGGCTTCGCGCGATCGCCCGAGTTGCTGCTCGTGGCCAGGGTGACACAGGGCGTCGCGGCCGCGTTCATCGTGCCAGGAACGCTCAGCCTGATCCGTACCGAACTGCCGGCACCCCGGCGCGCCGCCGCCATCGCGGTGTGGACCGCCACGCTCGCCTGCGCGCTCGCACTCGGACCGTGGCTCGGTGGAGCGCTCGCCGAGCACCTGCACTGGAGCTGGATCTTCCTGAGCAACCTGCCGTTCGTCGGGGCGACGTGGCTACTGCTGGCGCGCACCAGCCGAGCCGAGCCCGCCCGTTCCGGCGCGCCGGTGCGGCTGGGCGCGACGACGCTGGTGACGGTGAGCCTGGTGCTGCTCACCGCGTCCGTGGTGACCTCGGGCGGCGTCGCCATCACGGGGCTCCTCGGCGGCGCCGGGCTGCTCGGGCTGCTCGCCTTCGTGGCGTGCGAGCGGCGCGCCGCCGTGCCACTCGTGCCGGTGCGGCTGCGGACGAACCGGGTGTTCCTCGGTGCGAACGCGCTGATCCTGCTGTGGGGGCTGGGGATCAGCGGGATCGTGTTCTTCACCCCGTTGCTCTATCAGGACTTCCTGGGGATGGGGCCGGAGGCGGCCGGGCTGCCGCTGGTGGTGGTGGCCGGTGCGGTGATCTGTACGACCCCGTTCGTGCCGGCGGTGACCAGGGCGCTCGGACCGCATCGCGCGGTGTGCCTCGGGTTGCTGGCGCTGGCCGCCGGGCTGGTGCAACTCGCCGTGGTGAACGACGAGACCACGATGGCGCCCCGGTTGGCCGGGTTGGTGCTCGCCGGTGCCGGGTCGGCGTTCACCGCGCCGATCACCGGGCACGCGCTGGAGCGGATCGGCGAGGACGACACCGGAACCGCCTCCGGCCTTCTCACCGCGTCGAGGGAGCTGTCCAGCGCGTTCGGGGTCGCGCTGATCGGGATCGTGCTCACCTCCGTGCGGGCCGGTGAGATCGCCGCCGGTGCGGCCGAGGGCCCGGCGCTGGGCACCGGGTACGCCGCGGGACTGGTGGTCGCGGCGGTGCTGCAGCTCGCCGGTGCGGCGCTCGCACTCGTCGTGCTGCGCCCCCGACCCGCCGCGAAGTCATTGCCGTCCAAGGAATGTGAGGAAACATGA
- a CDS encoding type I polyketide synthase — protein MNSEAGWRSWLIERLAAVSVGQVTERDVDRPLRDLGVSSRNAMEIAAQAGALLGRELPGTLVWTAPTIAELAKVLAAGPEAVDAAGAGPAPSSVDETVAVVGVACRFPGASTPAEFWELLTAGRSGIGEVPPGRWERFAPDVADHDLPTHGGFLTDVAGFDAEFFGISPGEAEVMDPQQRLLLEVTWEALANAGIPAESLRGTDCGVFVGLSATEYAQLTMTDLDRVDAWSATGAAASVTANRVSYALGAHGPSMTVDTACSSSLVAVHQAVRALAEGDASTAVVGGVNLLLSPAITANFQRAGLLAADGRCKPFDATADGIVRGEGCGVVVLRRLEDARRDGDRVLALIKGSTVNSDGRSNGLMAPNPAAQQRLLSRAYERAGVRARSVDYVEAHGTGTPLGDPIETGALTSVLGVGRPEGRSLLIGSVKANLGHLEGAAGVAGLIKVVLSLWHSRIPPSPNFTEPSPHIDFARGRLNVVTENTEWPRYPGIARAGVSSFGFGGTNAHVVLEECPPAGGARPSGTDSPARRAEVVTLSGRSPARLRARARALADWLEGPAEGRPDIAVLAAALAHAADDAPARAAVPARDLGLLRERLRLLAEGQPHWSAHTATPAAGHDPVFVFSGYGSQWPGMARRLLAEEPAFAEAVTELDGVFREVAGVELSVLLAAEQDAEAGPLSGWQLALFGMQVALARLWRAYGVRPAAVLGHSMGEVAAAVVVGALEPAEGLRVMVHRTAVLDELQAEGAGAMAVVELAPDELDELAESFAEVTVAVYASPTQCTVSGPTEQVAALVEHVAAGGGLARIVPTGVAGHSAAVDPLLDRFTAALAGLRATPEAIPPGIAWYSGVLEEPRLWPAFDAGYWAANLRKPVRFTQALAAAMADGHRLFVEISPHPVTAVAVEQTAGDLGSDLADLTMIPTLRRDPDDGGDGFAAALAAMCAQGRIEVLRGRYPEREVIDLPPPVWEHREYWAEAGSARSPGRTGHPFLGERVEVPGTDQQVWPAEVGLAAHPWLAEHTAHGVPVLPAAALAELMLAAAADALPAEPATDDVELREVVLHRILPLAERTQVSVSAVPARGGDIELSVSARSGGEWERYASATATAGGTPTAAVAGEVLVEVEHPAGPARSGFTLHPALGAACVRALVSLAGDPGDPVWLATRIGRVRVTGDPRRAATVSGSLDSSTGSVRLLDPDGAVLAELAGVTLAATARADIPFVPERLAYQAEWVPSELPADAASSTASISDWVVLHADSVDPAALVGLLTERGHRAVAVPMSRRGEPGAITGPAAAGGVVVLVDNPDSPAELDAARALTLAVAGVVRELAGSAGTPPRLWLVTRGARAVRPDEAGHPGPTALRGLVRVLAYEHPELRATLIDLDGSDRAAERTAVRELLADRPEDEVAWRDGRRFAYTVARDGLAVEQRPAPVVRDGAYLITGGLGGLGIAAARWLAGAGATRIVLSARRGPSAAARAAIEEITASGAGVEVVTGDIADPGVAERMVRAASGDGSPLRGVLHVAGVLADGAVLAMDADDLAAAWRAKTEGALRLHEACAGIELDWWLAYSSAAALFGSPGQAAYATANAWLDAFTAWRRARGLPAATIQWGAWAEIGGAAGKNNPILEPMPPREGIAALSAVLASGRGQTAITRLDTGTVLELFPRLAQRPFFGALVAPGQAGGTEPGAGIDAVRALAAEDPDRARVAVRDHIVSLLAEMMWLDTEGLDPHAPLTSLGLDSLLAMRARGAVERDFGATLPLPLLLRGASLTDVADHLVDELRTAGTAVPAPDRAARPRRGGPGSRDFAERWVARVLRQVLEGNGAGEAVDVHLPLAEVGLDGAAAERLREAVSAALGRAVTAGELFAVPTIAGVADALRAELESTGDGPVRVLGGGGDGDGTPLYLFHAAGSPTAVYRPLVELLDTDMTCYGMERLDELDTVEAKAVRYVELIRARQPEGPYRLGGWSFGGMLAFEVARQLTAAGAEIELLFLIDTIIPLPDMESSPEEALRARLRRFVGYVEQTYQVDLGLPEHELVALPERERNELVMRRLSERVAGMGAAVLEHQRASYVDARISEQYTPGEYAGPVLLFRAKDPHPLTTTLDPRYLRTDDALGWDDFCANLEVVKVPGDHITVIDAPHVAIVADRISAELSLVQEVRKI, from the coding sequence ATGAACAGCGAGGCCGGGTGGCGGTCGTGGCTGATCGAGCGGCTCGCCGCCGTGTCGGTCGGCCAGGTCACCGAACGGGATGTGGACCGGCCGTTGCGGGACCTCGGTGTCTCGTCCCGGAACGCGATGGAGATCGCGGCACAGGCGGGCGCGTTGCTCGGCCGGGAACTTCCGGGCACGCTGGTATGGACCGCCCCGACGATCGCCGAGCTGGCCAAGGTCCTCGCCGCGGGCCCCGAAGCAGTCGATGCGGCGGGTGCCGGGCCTGCGCCGTCCTCCGTGGACGAGACTGTCGCGGTCGTCGGTGTCGCCTGCCGGTTCCCCGGCGCGTCCACGCCGGCTGAGTTCTGGGAGCTGCTGACCGCCGGTCGGTCGGGCATCGGCGAGGTTCCCCCTGGACGTTGGGAGCGGTTCGCCCCGGACGTCGCCGACCACGACCTGCCGACCCACGGCGGCTTCCTCACCGACGTCGCCGGGTTCGACGCCGAGTTCTTCGGGATCAGCCCCGGCGAGGCCGAGGTGATGGACCCGCAGCAGCGGCTGCTGCTCGAGGTGACGTGGGAAGCGTTGGCGAACGCCGGAATCCCGGCCGAGTCCCTGCGGGGTACCGACTGCGGGGTGTTCGTCGGCCTGTCCGCGACGGAGTACGCCCAGCTGACCATGACCGACCTCGACCGCGTCGACGCCTGGTCGGCCACGGGTGCGGCGGCCTCGGTGACGGCCAACCGGGTGTCCTACGCCCTCGGCGCGCACGGGCCGAGTATGACCGTCGACACCGCGTGCTCCTCCTCGCTGGTCGCGGTGCACCAGGCCGTGCGGGCGCTGGCCGAAGGGGACGCCTCCACCGCCGTGGTGGGCGGGGTCAACCTGCTGCTGTCCCCGGCGATCACGGCGAACTTCCAGCGGGCGGGACTGCTCGCCGCCGACGGTCGGTGCAAACCGTTCGATGCCACGGCCGACGGCATCGTGCGCGGTGAGGGTTGCGGCGTCGTGGTACTCAGGCGGCTCGAGGACGCCCGCCGCGACGGCGACAGGGTCCTCGCGTTGATCAAGGGCAGCACGGTCAACTCGGACGGCAGGTCCAACGGCCTGATGGCGCCGAATCCCGCCGCGCAGCAACGACTCCTGTCGCGTGCTTACGAGCGTGCCGGGGTGCGCGCGCGCTCGGTCGACTATGTCGAGGCGCACGGTACGGGGACGCCGCTCGGCGACCCGATCGAAACCGGTGCGTTGACCTCGGTGCTCGGTGTAGGGCGTCCCGAGGGGCGGTCGTTGCTGATCGGCTCGGTGAAGGCCAACCTCGGCCACCTCGAGGGCGCGGCCGGCGTCGCGGGGCTGATCAAGGTGGTGCTGAGCCTGTGGCACTCACGGATCCCGCCGAGCCCGAACTTCACCGAACCCAGCCCGCATATCGACTTCGCGCGCGGCCGGCTGAACGTGGTCACCGAGAACACCGAGTGGCCGCGCTATCCCGGGATCGCGCGGGCGGGGGTGTCCTCGTTCGGCTTCGGTGGTACCAACGCGCACGTCGTGCTGGAGGAGTGTCCGCCCGCAGGTGGTGCCCGCCCCTCGGGCACTGATTCGCCCGCGCGGCGGGCGGAGGTCGTCACCTTGTCCGGCCGGTCCCCTGCGCGGCTGCGCGCCCGCGCGCGGGCACTGGCCGACTGGCTCGAAGGGCCGGCAGAAGGACGCCCCGACATCGCCGTGCTCGCCGCGGCGCTGGCGCATGCCGCGGACGACGCACCGGCGCGGGCCGCGGTGCCCGCGCGTGATCTCGGCCTGCTGCGCGAACGGCTGCGGCTGCTCGCCGAAGGGCAGCCGCACTGGTCGGCGCACACCGCGACACCGGCCGCCGGCCACGACCCGGTGTTCGTGTTCTCCGGGTACGGCTCGCAGTGGCCGGGCATGGCGCGGCGGTTGCTGGCCGAGGAACCGGCGTTCGCCGAGGCCGTCACCGAGCTGGACGGCGTGTTCCGCGAGGTCGCGGGCGTCGAGCTGTCCGTGCTGCTGGCCGCCGAGCAGGACGCGGAGGCCGGGCCGCTTTCCGGCTGGCAACTCGCCCTGTTCGGCATGCAGGTCGCGTTGGCAAGGTTGTGGCGCGCCTACGGGGTGCGGCCGGCCGCTGTCCTCGGCCACTCGATGGGCGAGGTGGCCGCGGCCGTCGTGGTCGGCGCGCTGGAACCGGCCGAAGGGCTGCGCGTGATGGTGCACCGGACGGCGGTGCTCGACGAGCTCCAGGCGGAGGGCGCGGGCGCGATGGCCGTCGTGGAACTCGCCCCCGACGAGCTGGACGAGCTCGCGGAGAGCTTCGCCGAGGTCACCGTCGCGGTGTACGCCTCGCCGACGCAGTGCACGGTCAGCGGGCCCACCGAGCAGGTGGCCGCGCTGGTCGAGCATGTGGCGGCAGGCGGGGGGCTGGCCAGGATCGTGCCGACCGGCGTCGCGGGACACTCCGCCGCGGTCGACCCGCTGCTCGACCGGTTCACCGCCGCGTTGGCCGGCCTCCGCGCGACGCCGGAGGCGATCCCGCCCGGTATCGCGTGGTACTCCGGCGTGCTGGAGGAGCCCCGGTTGTGGCCGGCCTTCGACGCCGGTTACTGGGCGGCGAACCTGCGCAAGCCGGTGCGGTTCACCCAGGCGCTCGCCGCCGCGATGGCGGACGGGCACCGGCTGTTCGTCGAGATCTCACCACATCCGGTGACCGCCGTCGCGGTCGAGCAGACCGCGGGCGATCTCGGCAGTGATCTCGCCGACCTGACGATGATCCCGACGCTGCGCCGCGATCCGGACGACGGGGGTGACGGGTTCGCCGCCGCGCTGGCCGCGATGTGCGCGCAGGGCCGGATCGAGGTGCTCCGTGGGCGCTACCCGGAGCGGGAGGTGATCGACCTGCCGCCACCGGTGTGGGAGCACCGGGAGTACTGGGCCGAGGCGGGTTCGGCGCGCTCCCCCGGCCGGACCGGGCACCCGTTCCTCGGCGAGCGGGTCGAGGTGCCGGGGACCGACCAGCAGGTGTGGCCGGCCGAGGTGGGGCTGGCCGCGCACCCGTGGCTGGCCGAGCACACCGCGCACGGCGTGCCGGTCCTTCCGGCCGCCGCGCTCGCCGAGCTGATGCTGGCGGCGGCCGCGGACGCGCTGCCCGCCGAGCCCGCCACGGACGACGTCGAGCTGCGCGAGGTGGTGCTGCACCGGATCCTGCCGCTGGCCGAGCGTACCCAGGTATCGGTGTCGGCGGTGCCGGCGCGCGGCGGCGACATCGAACTGTCGGTGTCCGCCCGCTCCGGCGGGGAGTGGGAACGCTACGCCTCCGCGACCGCGACGGCCGGCGGGACGCCCACCGCCGCGGTCGCGGGGGAGGTGCTGGTCGAGGTGGAGCATCCCGCCGGCCCCGCACGTTCCGGCTTCACGCTGCATCCGGCCCTCGGTGCGGCCTGCGTGCGCGCGCTGGTGTCCCTCGCCGGTGACCCGGGCGACCCGGTGTGGCTCGCCACCCGGATCGGCCGCGTGCGCGTCACCGGCGATCCCCGCCGTGCCGCCACCGTGTCCGGCTCGCTGGACTCCTCGACCGGCTCGGTTCGCCTGCTCGACCCGGACGGCGCGGTGCTGGCCGAGCTCGCCGGGGTCACCCTGGCCGCCACCGCCAGGGCGGACATCCCGTTCGTGCCGGAAAGGCTTGCCTACCAAGCGGAATGGGTGCCGAGTGAGCTACCCGCCGACGCCGCGTCATCCACAGCGTCCATATCGGACTGGGTCGTGTTGCACGCGGACAGCGTGGACCCGGCCGCCCTCGTCGGCCTGCTGACCGAGCGTGGCCACCGCGCGGTCGCGGTACCGATGAGCAGGCGCGGCGAGCCCGGTGCGATCACCGGCCCGGCCGCGGCCGGCGGTGTGGTCGTGCTGGTGGACAACCCGGACTCGCCGGCCGAGCTGGACGCCGCGCGGGCCCTGACGCTCGCCGTCGCCGGTGTGGTCCGCGAGCTGGCCGGGTCGGCCGGCACGCCACCACGGCTGTGGCTGGTCACCCGGGGAGCCAGGGCGGTGCGACCGGACGAGGCCGGACACCCGGGCCCCACCGCACTGCGCGGCCTGGTCCGGGTGCTCGCCTACGAGCATCCCGAGCTGCGAGCCACCCTGATCGACCTCGACGGGAGCGACCGAGCGGCCGAGCGTACCGCGGTACGCGAGCTGCTGGCCGACCGGCCGGAGGACGAGGTGGCCTGGCGCGACGGCAGGCGTTTCGCCTACACCGTGGCGCGCGACGGCCTCGCGGTCGAGCAACGGCCCGCGCCGGTCGTCCGGGACGGCGCGTACCTGATCACCGGCGGACTCGGCGGCCTCGGCATCGCGGCGGCCAGGTGGCTGGCCGGGGCGGGTGCCACCCGGATCGTGCTGTCCGCGCGCCGCGGGCCGTCGGCCGCGGCGCGTGCCGCGATCGAGGAGATCACCGCATCCGGCGCCGGAGTCGAGGTGGTGACCGGGGACATCGCCGATCCCGGCGTCGCCGAGCGGATGGTGCGCGCGGCGAGCGGCGACGGCAGCCCGCTGCGGGGTGTGCTGCACGTGGCCGGGGTGCTCGCCGACGGCGCCGTGCTCGCCATGGACGCCGACGACCTGGCCGCGGCGTGGCGGGCCAAGACCGAGGGCGCGTTACGGCTGCACGAGGCCTGCGCCGGGATCGAGCTGGACTGGTGGCTGGCCTACTCGTCGGCCGCCGCCCTGTTCGGCTCGCCCGGCCAGGCCGCCTACGCCACGGCGAACGCATGGCTGGACGCGTTCACCGCATGGCGGCGAGCCAGGGGGCTGCCCGCGGCCACGATCCAGTGGGGTGCGTGGGCCGAGATCGGTGGCGCGGCGGGCAAGAACAACCCGATCCTCGAACCGATGCCGCCGCGCGAGGGCATCGCCGCGCTGTCCGCCGTGCTCGCCTCCGGGCGCGGGCAGACCGCGATCACCCGGTTGGACACCGGCACCGTGCTGGAGCTGTTTCCCCGGCTGGCCCAGCGGCCGTTCTTCGGCGCGCTGGTCGCTCCCGGGCAGGCGGGCGGTACGGAGCCGGGGGCGGGGATCGACGCGGTACGCGCCCTCGCGGCCGAGGACCCGGATCGGGCCCGCGTCGCCGTGCGTGACCACATCGTCTCGTTGCTCGCCGAGATGATGTGGCTGGACACCGAAGGACTGGACCCGCACGCCCCGCTCACCTCGCTCGGGCTCGACTCGCTGCTGGCCATGCGCGCCCGCGGCGCCGTCGAGCGGGACTTCGGCGCCACCCTTCCGCTCCCGCTGCTGCTGCGCGGGGCGAGCCTCACCGACGTGGCCGACCATCTGGTCGACGAGCTGCGCACCGCGGGAACGGCGGTGCCGGCGCCGGATCGGGCCGCCCGGCCCCGGCGCGGCGGACCGGGCAGCAGGGACTTCGCGGAGCGGTGGGTGGCCCGCGTCCTGCGCCAGGTCCTCGAAGGCAACGGTGCCGGGGAGGCCGTCGACGTGCACCTGCCGCTTGCCGAGGTCGGGTTGGACGGCGCGGCGGCGGAACGGCTCCGCGAGGCCGTTTCGGCCGCTCTCGGCCGAGCGGTCACTGCCGGAGAGTTGTTCGCCGTGCCGACGATCGCGGGGGTGGCCGATGCCCTGCGTGCCGAGCTCGAGAGTACCGGCGACGGCCCCGTGCGCGTGCTGGGCGGCGGTGGGGACGGCGACGGCACGCCGCTGTACCTGTTCCATGCCGCGGGAAGCCCCACGGCGGTGTACCGGCCACTGGTCGAGCTGCTGGACACGGACATGACCTGCTATGGCATGGAACGCCTCGACGAGCTGGACACCGTGGAGGCCAAGGCGGTGCGGTACGTCGAGTTGATCAGGGCGCGGCAACCGGAAGGTCCGTACCGGCTCGGCGGTTGGTCGTTCGGTGGGATGCTCGCCTTCGAGGTGGCAAGGCAGCTCACCGCGGCGGGTGCGGAGATCGAGTTGCTGTTCCTGATCGACACGATCATCCCGTTGCCCGATATGGAGTCCTCGCCCGAGGAAGCGCTGCGCGCCCGGCTGCGCCGGTTTGTCGGGTACGTCGAGCAGACCTACCAGGTGGACCTCGGGTTGCCGGAACATGAACTGGTCGCCCTGCCCGAGCGGGAGCGCAACGAGCTGGTCATGCGCAGGCTGTCCGAACGGGTGGCCGGTATGGGCGCCGCCGTGCTCGAGCACCAGCGGGCCTCCTATGTGGACGCCCGGATATCCGAGCAGTACACGCCGGGCGAGTATGCCGGGCCGGTGCTGCTCTTCCGTGCGAAGGACCCGCACCCGCTGACCACCACGCTGGACCCGCGTTACCTGCGGACCGACGACGCGCTGGGCTGGGACGACTTCTGCGCGAATCTGGAGGTCGTCAAGGTGCCCGGCGACCACATCACGGTCATCGACGCACCACACGTCGCGATCGTCGCCGATCGGATCTCCGCTGAGCTTTCCCTTGTCCAGGAAGTGAGGAAGATATGA